One region of Phragmites australis chromosome 18, lpPhrAust1.1, whole genome shotgun sequence genomic DNA includes:
- the LOC133899753 gene encoding C2 and GRAM domain-containing protein At1g03370-like isoform X1, whose amino-acid sequence MRLSVRVIEARNLRAMDSNGFSDPYVKLQLGKQRFKTKVVKMNLNPTWDQEFTFLVGDVRDVLKFYVYDEDMLGMDDFLGQMRVSLEDVLAAENFSLGTRWYQLLPKGKTDKVVDCGKICVSISLETAGATRSWSDDFAAELTDIQRDYSLSSQSTEVSVTLAYQESEISKEDNISGDYDGAEVPAEDKCRERADRNLAASEAKSNGIHNAPLNGAETSETDKPDKPSFVDRVCQIFARKNVDAVPTSSVNTKASEEVQEETTVYEDPVSQNNCVSPETPFDELLNFFESRHEGAEMPVNLQGILINQSYLASPSDLNNLLFSPDSNFRQTVIELQSCTDFKTEPWRVDNDGESLKRVITYTTAPSKLVKAVRATEEQSYLKADGKEYSVLLSVSTPDVPCGTYFRTEILFRIMPGPELDSEQQTSHLVISWRMNFLQSTMMKGMIENGARQGLEQNYAQFLDLLSQKVKPIDVEDAGSDKEQVLASLQGGQESDWRIAFVYFFNFGVLSSIFVVLYTTLHVLRVNSSVVQGFEFPGLDLPDSLSEIIMGGLLFLQVQHIFKKITCFVQARDQKVGDHGVKAQGDGWLLTAALIEGTKLAPVDATGFSDPYVVFTCNGKTKTSSIKFQTLEPQWNEIFEFDAMEDPPSVMNVHVYDFDGPFDEVTSLGHAEINFVKSNLSELADVWIPLQGNLAQSWQSKLHLRIFLNNSKGTGMVTEYLSKMEKEVGKKMTLRSPRTNTAFQELFSLPAEEFLISSFTCYLKRKLPTQGHLFLSLRTIGFYSSMFGRKTKFFFLWEDIEDIQAIPQSLSSWNPSIIITLHRGRGMDAKHGAKSMDNGKLKFHLQSFASFSVANRTIMALWKARSLSTELKVQLAEEQSQANTLQSEDSGIFVGVEDAKSLQTTEVFSSTISTNMISLMEVFEGGSLEMKVMEKVGCLKYSVTQWESDKPHEYQRQIHYKFSKKLSPVGGEVTGTQLKSPMLNKKGWIIEEVMELQGVLLGDFFTLHIKYQIEDLAPKQRACNVQVSLGIEWSKSTRHQKRIEKNVLSSSSARLKEMFNLASREVSHAR is encoded by the exons ATGAGGCTGTCTGTTCGTGTGATCGAAGCCCGCAACCTGCGGGCCATGGATTCCAACGGGTTCAGTGATCCTTATGTGAAGCTGCAGCTCGGGAAGCAGCGGTTCAAGACCAAAGTGGTCAAGATGAACCTGAACCCGACTTGGGATCAGGAGTTCACTTTCCTCGTCGGCGATGTTAGGGATGTGCTCAAGTTCTATGTCTATGACGAGGACATGCTCGGGAtggatgacttccttgggcagatGAGGGTGTCATtagaggatgtactggctgccGAGAACTTCTCGCTTGGTACCCGGTGGTACCAGCTTCttccgaagggaaaaactgacAAGGTGGTCGATTGTG GAAAGATTTGTGTCTCAATATCTTTAGAAACAGCTGGAGCCACACGATCATGGTCTGATGATTTTGCAGCTGAATTAACTGATATACAGAGAGACTATTCATTGTCAAGTCAAAGCACAGAAGTATCTGTCACATTAGCTTATCAAGAAAGTGAAATTTCTAAAGAAGATAATATCAGTGGGGATTATGATGGAGCTGAAGTCCCTGCAGAAGATAAATGTAGAGAACGTGCTGACAGAAATCTAGCTGCTTCAGAGGCCAAATCTAATGGGATTCATAATGCACCTTTGAATGGAGCTGAGACTTCTGAAACAGATAAGCCTGATAAGCCATCATTTGTTGATCGTGTCTGTCAAATATTTGCTAGAAAAAATGTTGATGCGGTGCCAACATCCTCCGTGAATACTAAGGCTTCAGAAGAAGTTCAAGAAGAAACAACAGTATATGAGGATCCTGTAAGCCAAAATAATTGTGTGTCTCCAGAGACACCATTTGATGAActactgaatttttttgaatcgAGGCATGAAGGAGCTGAGATGCCTGTAAATTTACAAGGCATTCTTATCAATCAGTCATATCTTGCCTCACCTAGTGATCTGAATAACCTTCTCTTCTCACCAGACTCAAATTTTCGACAAACAGTGATCGAGCTTCAGAGTTGTACTGATTTCAAAACTGAACCCTGGAGAGTCGATAATGATGGGGAGTCCTTGAAGAGAGTGATAACTTATACAACTGCACCTTCGAAATTGGTTAAAGCCGTTCGAGCAACAGAGGAACAATCTTATTTGAAGGCTGATGGAAAAGAGTATTCAGTTTTATTAAGTGTTAGCACTCCTGATGTTCCTTGCGGTACTTATTTTCGGACAGAAATTCTTTTTCGTATTATGCCAGGCCCTGAACTTGACTCTGAACAGCAGACATCACACTTGGTAATTTCTTGGCGCATGAATTTTCTTCAAAGTACTATGATGAAAGGTATGATAGAAAATGGAGCAAGACAAGGCTTGGAGCAAAATTATGCACAGTTTTTGGATTTACTATCACAGAAGGTCAAGCCTATTGATGTAGAAGATGCTGGGTCTGATAAGGAACAGGTCTTAGCTTCGTTGCAAGGGGGGCAGGAATCTGATTGGAGGATAGCATTTGTATACTTCTTCAACTTTGGTGTCTTATCCTCTATTTTTGTGGTTCTCTATACTACTCTGCATGTTTTACGAGTGAATTCAAGTGTAGTTCAAGGGTTTGAGTTTCCAGGATTAGATCTTCCAGATTCTCTCAGTGAAATTATAATGGGTGGCCTGTTATTTCTTCAAGTACAGCACATTTTTAAGAAAATTACGTGCTTTGTTCAGGCAAGGGACCAAAAAG TTGGTGACCATGGTGTGAAAGCACAAGGTGATGGATGGTTGTTAACGGCTGCTTTAATCGAGGGAACCAAATTGGCTCCAGTCGATGCTACTGGGTTCTCTGATCCTTATGTGGTATTTACTTGCAATGGTAAAACAAAAACAAGTTCAATCAAGTTCCAAACACTGGAACCTCAGTGGAACG aaatctttgaatttgatgcCATGGAGGATCCTCCATCGGTGATGAACGtacatgtatatgattttgatgGACCTTTTGACGAAGTTACCTCCCTTGGACATGCTGAAATTAACTTTGTAAAATCAAACTTGTCAGAGTTAGCTGATGTATGGATTCCTCTCCAAGGTAACTTGGCTCAGTCTTGGCAGTCAAAGTTGCACCTAAGAATTTTTTTGAACAACTCAAAGGGAACTGGTATGGTCACTGAATATCTGAGCAAAATGGAGAAGGAGGTTGGTAAGAAG ATGACGTTGAGGTCTCCTCGGACAAATACAGCATTCCAGGAGCTCTTCTCTCTGCCAGCAGAAGAATTTCTCATCAGCAGTTTTACCTGCTACTTGAAGCGGAAATTGCCTACACAG GGCCATCTTTTCTTATCACTGAGAACAATTGGCTTTTATTCAAGCATGTTTGGGCGGAAAACAAAATTTTTCTTTCTATGGGAGGATATTGAAGACATACAAGCAATACCTCAATCACTATCATCATGGAATCCATCCATTATAATAACTCTTCACAGAGGTCGAGGCATGGATGCAAAGCATGGTGCAAAGAGCATGGATAATGGAAAGCTTAAATTTCACCTGCAGTCTTTTGCATCATTTAGTGTGGCTAATAG GACAATAATGGCATTATGGAAAGCAAGATCTTTGAGCACAGAGCTTAAAGTACAGCTTGCTGAAGAGCAGTCCCAAGCTAACACCCTTCAGAGTGAGGACAGTGGAATAtttgtcggtgttgaggatgccAAGAGCCTTCAGACGACTGAGGTTTTCTCCTCAACCATTTCTACCAAT ATGATCTCGCTTATGGAGGTGTTTGAAGGAGGTTCATTGGAAATGAAAGTAATGGAGAAAGTTGGATGCCTCAAATACTCGGTTACACAGTGGGAATCAGATAAACCGCATGAGTATCAAAGACAGATTCATTACAAGTTTAGCAAGAAGTTGTCTCCTGTTGGAGGAGAAGTAACAGGAACTCAGCTAAAATCTCCTATGCTCAACAAGAAAGGGTGGATTATTGAAGAGGTGATGGAACTCCAAGGCGTCCTTCTTGGAGATTTCTTTACG CTTCATATAAAGTACCAAATCGAGGACCTTGCTCCTAAGCAAAGGGCATGCAATGTTCAAGTCTCCCTTGGAATCGAATGGTCGAAGAGCACCAGGCATCAGAAACGAATCGAAAAGAATGTTCTTTCCAGTTCATCTGCTCGCCTAAAGGAGATGTTTAACCTAGCATCAAGGGAGGTCTCACATGCCAGATAG
- the LOC133899753 gene encoding C2 and GRAM domain-containing protein At1g03370-like isoform X2, which translates to MRLSVRVIEARNLRAMDSNGFSDPYVKLQLGKQRFKTKVVKMNLNPTWDQEFTFLVGDVRDVLKFYVYDEDMLGMDDFLGQMRVSLEDVLAAENFSLGTRWYQLLPKGKTDKVVDCGKICVSISLETAGATRSWSDDFAAELTDIQRDYSLSSQSTEVSVTLAYQESEISKEDNISGDYDGAEVPAEDKCRERADRNLAASEAKSNGIHNAPLNGAETSETDKPDKPSFVDRVCQIFARKNVDAVPTSSVNTKASEEVQEETTVYEDPVSQNNCVSPETPFDELLNFFESRHEGAEMPVNLQGILINQSYLASPSDLNNLLFSPDSNFRQTVIELQSCTDFKTEPWRVDNDGESLKRVITYTTAPSKLVKAVRATEEQSYLKADGKEYSVLLSVSTPDVPCGTYFRTEILFRIMPGPELDSEQQTSHLVISWRMNFLQSTMMKGMIENGARQGLEQNYAQFLDLLSQKVKPIDVEDAGSDKEQVLASLQGGQESDWRIAFVYFFNFGVLSSIFVVLYTTLHVLRVNSSVVQGFEFPGLDLPDSLSEIIMGGLLFLQVQHIFKKITCFVQARDQKVGDHGVKAQGDGWLLTAALIEGTKLAPVDATGFSDPYVVFTCNGKTKTSSIKFQTLEPQWNELADVWIPLQGNLAQSWQSKLHLRIFLNNSKGTGMVTEYLSKMEKEVGKKMTLRSPRTNTAFQELFSLPAEEFLISSFTCYLKRKLPTQGHLFLSLRTIGFYSSMFGRKTKFFFLWEDIEDIQAIPQSLSSWNPSIIITLHRGRGMDAKHGAKSMDNGKLKFHLQSFASFSVANRTIMALWKARSLSTELKVQLAEEQSQANTLQSEDSGIFVGVEDAKSLQTTEVFSSTISTNMISLMEVFEGGSLEMKVMEKVGCLKYSVTQWESDKPHEYQRQIHYKFSKKLSPVGGEVTGTQLKSPMLNKKGWIIEEVMELQGVLLGDFFTLHIKYQIEDLAPKQRACNVQVSLGIEWSKSTRHQKRIEKNVLSSSSARLKEMFNLASREVSHAR; encoded by the exons ATGAGGCTGTCTGTTCGTGTGATCGAAGCCCGCAACCTGCGGGCCATGGATTCCAACGGGTTCAGTGATCCTTATGTGAAGCTGCAGCTCGGGAAGCAGCGGTTCAAGACCAAAGTGGTCAAGATGAACCTGAACCCGACTTGGGATCAGGAGTTCACTTTCCTCGTCGGCGATGTTAGGGATGTGCTCAAGTTCTATGTCTATGACGAGGACATGCTCGGGAtggatgacttccttgggcagatGAGGGTGTCATtagaggatgtactggctgccGAGAACTTCTCGCTTGGTACCCGGTGGTACCAGCTTCttccgaagggaaaaactgacAAGGTGGTCGATTGTG GAAAGATTTGTGTCTCAATATCTTTAGAAACAGCTGGAGCCACACGATCATGGTCTGATGATTTTGCAGCTGAATTAACTGATATACAGAGAGACTATTCATTGTCAAGTCAAAGCACAGAAGTATCTGTCACATTAGCTTATCAAGAAAGTGAAATTTCTAAAGAAGATAATATCAGTGGGGATTATGATGGAGCTGAAGTCCCTGCAGAAGATAAATGTAGAGAACGTGCTGACAGAAATCTAGCTGCTTCAGAGGCCAAATCTAATGGGATTCATAATGCACCTTTGAATGGAGCTGAGACTTCTGAAACAGATAAGCCTGATAAGCCATCATTTGTTGATCGTGTCTGTCAAATATTTGCTAGAAAAAATGTTGATGCGGTGCCAACATCCTCCGTGAATACTAAGGCTTCAGAAGAAGTTCAAGAAGAAACAACAGTATATGAGGATCCTGTAAGCCAAAATAATTGTGTGTCTCCAGAGACACCATTTGATGAActactgaatttttttgaatcgAGGCATGAAGGAGCTGAGATGCCTGTAAATTTACAAGGCATTCTTATCAATCAGTCATATCTTGCCTCACCTAGTGATCTGAATAACCTTCTCTTCTCACCAGACTCAAATTTTCGACAAACAGTGATCGAGCTTCAGAGTTGTACTGATTTCAAAACTGAACCCTGGAGAGTCGATAATGATGGGGAGTCCTTGAAGAGAGTGATAACTTATACAACTGCACCTTCGAAATTGGTTAAAGCCGTTCGAGCAACAGAGGAACAATCTTATTTGAAGGCTGATGGAAAAGAGTATTCAGTTTTATTAAGTGTTAGCACTCCTGATGTTCCTTGCGGTACTTATTTTCGGACAGAAATTCTTTTTCGTATTATGCCAGGCCCTGAACTTGACTCTGAACAGCAGACATCACACTTGGTAATTTCTTGGCGCATGAATTTTCTTCAAAGTACTATGATGAAAGGTATGATAGAAAATGGAGCAAGACAAGGCTTGGAGCAAAATTATGCACAGTTTTTGGATTTACTATCACAGAAGGTCAAGCCTATTGATGTAGAAGATGCTGGGTCTGATAAGGAACAGGTCTTAGCTTCGTTGCAAGGGGGGCAGGAATCTGATTGGAGGATAGCATTTGTATACTTCTTCAACTTTGGTGTCTTATCCTCTATTTTTGTGGTTCTCTATACTACTCTGCATGTTTTACGAGTGAATTCAAGTGTAGTTCAAGGGTTTGAGTTTCCAGGATTAGATCTTCCAGATTCTCTCAGTGAAATTATAATGGGTGGCCTGTTATTTCTTCAAGTACAGCACATTTTTAAGAAAATTACGTGCTTTGTTCAGGCAAGGGACCAAAAAG TTGGTGACCATGGTGTGAAAGCACAAGGTGATGGATGGTTGTTAACGGCTGCTTTAATCGAGGGAACCAAATTGGCTCCAGTCGATGCTACTGGGTTCTCTGATCCTTATGTGGTATTTACTTGCAATGGTAAAACAAAAACAAGTTCAATCAAGTTCCAAACACTGGAACCTCAGTGGAACG AGTTAGCTGATGTATGGATTCCTCTCCAAGGTAACTTGGCTCAGTCTTGGCAGTCAAAGTTGCACCTAAGAATTTTTTTGAACAACTCAAAGGGAACTGGTATGGTCACTGAATATCTGAGCAAAATGGAGAAGGAGGTTGGTAAGAAG ATGACGTTGAGGTCTCCTCGGACAAATACAGCATTCCAGGAGCTCTTCTCTCTGCCAGCAGAAGAATTTCTCATCAGCAGTTTTACCTGCTACTTGAAGCGGAAATTGCCTACACAG GGCCATCTTTTCTTATCACTGAGAACAATTGGCTTTTATTCAAGCATGTTTGGGCGGAAAACAAAATTTTTCTTTCTATGGGAGGATATTGAAGACATACAAGCAATACCTCAATCACTATCATCATGGAATCCATCCATTATAATAACTCTTCACAGAGGTCGAGGCATGGATGCAAAGCATGGTGCAAAGAGCATGGATAATGGAAAGCTTAAATTTCACCTGCAGTCTTTTGCATCATTTAGTGTGGCTAATAG GACAATAATGGCATTATGGAAAGCAAGATCTTTGAGCACAGAGCTTAAAGTACAGCTTGCTGAAGAGCAGTCCCAAGCTAACACCCTTCAGAGTGAGGACAGTGGAATAtttgtcggtgttgaggatgccAAGAGCCTTCAGACGACTGAGGTTTTCTCCTCAACCATTTCTACCAAT ATGATCTCGCTTATGGAGGTGTTTGAAGGAGGTTCATTGGAAATGAAAGTAATGGAGAAAGTTGGATGCCTCAAATACTCGGTTACACAGTGGGAATCAGATAAACCGCATGAGTATCAAAGACAGATTCATTACAAGTTTAGCAAGAAGTTGTCTCCTGTTGGAGGAGAAGTAACAGGAACTCAGCTAAAATCTCCTATGCTCAACAAGAAAGGGTGGATTATTGAAGAGGTGATGGAACTCCAAGGCGTCCTTCTTGGAGATTTCTTTACG CTTCATATAAAGTACCAAATCGAGGACCTTGCTCCTAAGCAAAGGGCATGCAATGTTCAAGTCTCCCTTGGAATCGAATGGTCGAAGAGCACCAGGCATCAGAAACGAATCGAAAAGAATGTTCTTTCCAGTTCATCTGCTCGCCTAAAGGAGATGTTTAACCTAGCATCAAGGGAGGTCTCACATGCCAGATAG